In Methyloceanibacter stevinii, the genomic stretch GCCGGCGCGGCCGGAGCATGATGGTCTGTTCGTGCCAGCAGATCTGCGAGAGCGACATCCATGACGCCGTCGCTTCGCTGCGAACGCTGGACCCTGCGGTGGTACTGACGGCGGGGCTGATCTGCCGGACGCTCGGCAAACGCACGGACTGCGGCAGCTGCCTTCCGCAAATGATCAAGATCATACTTGGCCTCGACGATGACGAGGAGAGCACCGATTCATTGATGTCGTGTAGGGCATCTTGCGGCGATGCGTGCAAATTGGACTAACCGGGCGCACGCACGGAACCAATCAATAGGCCAATACCGCAACGTACGCGCGGAAGGCTGCGGCGCTGACGGCTCTTGCCACGTCTGGTGACGCCTGCCACTTCTGCTGCCGGCGGCTTTCCTATGCGACGGAGTATAATGACAAACACACTGCTGAGATTCTGTTTTGGTCTCGTCGTGACGACGCTGGCGTGCCTGCCGGTAACGTCGGTCCGCGCCGCGGAGGCAACCATTGCCGTCGCCGCCAATTTCACATCGGCCGCGAAGCAACTCGGATTGGCCTTCGAGGAGTCGACGGGCCATCACGTCGAATTTAGCTTCGGCTCGACCGGGCAACTCTTCACCCAGATCGCGCACGGCGCCCCGTTCGATGCCTTCTTGGCGGCGGATGAAGCGCGGCCCGAGCGGGCCGAAACAGAGGGACTGGGCGTTGCGGGAACGCGGTTCACTTATGCAATCGGTGTTCTCGTACTGTGGAGCGCGGATCCCGATCGGATCGACGGCACCCCGGCGGTCCTGTCCGACCCGACACTGCGCCATGTCGCCATCGCCAATCCGGCGACTGCGCCCTATGGCGCGGCCGCGGTCGACACGATGAAGGCGCTCGGCGTTCTCGAGGAGCTTGAACCGCGCCTCGTTGAGGGAAAGAATGTCAGTCAGACCTATCAGTTCGTGGCTACGGGCAATGCACCGGTGGGCTTTGTCGCGGCCTCGCAGGTCAAGGATAACGACACGGGTTCGAGTTGGACCGTGCCCGACGACATGTACCGCCCCTTGCGGCAAGACGCGGTTCTCTTGGCGCACGGCCGTGAGAATGAGGCCGCCAAGCCTTTCTGGAGTTCCTGAAAGGCCCCGAAGCCGTCAAAGTGATTGAGGGGTTCGGTTACAAGATGCCGTGAGAGGAATAGCGGGGGAGAAGAGGCATGTTCGATGCAGCGCTGATCGAGACAATCCTGCTCACGTTGCAGCTCGCGGTGGTCACCACGTTCGTTCTTCTCATCATCGGCATCCCGCTCGCGTGGTGGCTGGCGCGCAGCAAGGCGCGGGGCAAGGAGATCGTCGCGGTTCTGGTCGCGCTTCCCATCGTACTGCCGCCGACCGTCCTCGGTTTCTACCTGCTCATCGCTATGGGGCCCAATAGCCCGCTCACGGCTCTGATCGGCCGATCGCTTCCCTTTACATTCGAGGGGCTCGTCGTGGGCTCCGTACTTTACTCCATGCCCTTCGTCGTGAATCCGATCCGTACCGCGTTCGAGGCGATGGGCGAGCGCCATTGGGAAGCCGCCGCGACCTTACGCGCGCGGCCCCTGGACGCCTTCTTCAATGTTGCCTTGCCGCTGGCGCTGCCGGGTATTCTGACCGGCGCTATCTTGGGATTTGCGCACACGATGGGCGAGTTCGGCGTCGTGCTGATGATCGGCGGGAGTATCCCCGGCGAGACCAGAGTCCTCTCCATCGCCATCTTCGACTTTGTGGAAACGCTGGAGTGGGGCAAAGCCCACGTGCTGGCCGGTGCGATGCTGCTGCTGTCCTTCGCGGTGATCCTCGCGATGCGAATGGTCGAAACGCGTTTCAAGAGCGAGCGCCCGTGATCGAGGCCCAGTTTTCAGGTCAGCAAGGCAGCTTCAAGCTAGATGTAGAGTTCGCCGCGCCGAGCCAGGGGGTCACGGCTTTGTTCGGCCCGTCCGGTTGCGGCAAGACCACGGTGTTGCGCTGCGTGGCCGGTCTTGTCCGCTTGGCGCAAGGCAAGCTCGTGGTCGACGGCGAGGTATGGCAGGAGGGACGGCGCTTCGTGCCGGTGCACCGCCGTGCGATCGGTTACGTGTTTCAGGAAGCGAGCCTATTTCCGCATCTGTCTGTGCGCGACAATCTCGAGTTTGGACAGAAGCGCGCCAAGCGGGCCAAGGGCGGCAAACAGACGATCAACTTCGACGACGTGGTCGAACTTCTCGCTATCGCGCCGTTGTTCGATCGGCCCACGTCGCGTCTGTCGGGCGGCGAGCGTCAGCGTGTCGCCATCGGTCGCGCGCTTCTCTCACAGCCCCGCCTGCTGTTGATGGACGAACCGCTGTCGGCGCTCGACCGTATGGGGCGCGAGGAGATCCTGCCTTATCTCGAGCAACTGCACCGAGCCCTATCGATCCCGGTGCTCTATGTGAGTCACGATATCGGCGAGATTGAACGACTGGCGGACACTTTGATTCTCATGCGGCATGGCGGAGTGCGTGCCGCGGGTCCCATCGCGGAACTGCTGTCCGATCCAAGCTTGCCCCTAGTCCGCATGCCGGAACCGGCGTCTGTTCTCGATGGCACCGTCATGGAGTACGACCCGGGCTACGGTCTCGCAACCGTCGACGTGCCCGGCGGCACGCTTCTCATTGCCGGCGATATCGGGCCCACGGGATCGACCCGGCGATTGCGGATCGAGGCAAGTGACGTGAGCCTCAGCCGTGAGGTGTTGAAGGACACTACGATCTTGAATGCGCTGCCGGTCCGCATCGATATGGTCCAGCCCATCGGCGACACGCAGATGACCGTCCGGCTCAAGCTCGGGGAGGACGGGAACGGGGCGCCGCTCCTCAGCCGCGTCTCACGTCTGTCGTGGGATCGGCTCGGATTCAAGCCAGGTGACACGGTCGTGGCGCAGATCAAGGCCGTCGCACTCGCGCGGACCTAGCGCCGCAGACGCCGTGCGCGGGGGCTAGGACGGTGTCTTCCGAGAGCGGATAAGGACAGCGCAGAGAACCACGCCGATCAGCGCGGCTGCGGTCATGAGGATCATGACGCCGGAGAAGCCGGCATCGAACGCTCGCAACAGAGCCGATTGAACCTTCGACGCGTCCCCGGCCGGGAGTTGCGCCAGGGCCTTGGTGACTTGGCTCTCGGAGCCGTGGACCAACGTGACTTTCAACGCATGCGCATCGGGAAGCGCGCTGCCGATGCCATCGATAAACGGATCGATGATGCGGCGCTTGGTTTGGAGCGCGACGACCGCGCCAAGCGCCGTTCCGACCGCGAGCCCTGAATAAAGACATGTGTTGACGACACCGGAGCCTTGTCCCGCATTGGTGTCGGGCAGGGCGTCCAAACCGATCCGGGGCAGGAGCGTCATCGTCAGCCCCACGCCGACACCGATGAAGGTCAGCCTCCACCAGATGTCTTCAAACGGCGTCTGGTGATCGACGCCGTGCATCAGCCAGAAGCCGATCGCGAGGGCGACCATGCTGACGGTCGCCCAAATGCTATAGCGCTTCGGTGAAATAGTGTGTGGCGCCACGAGGGAGACCACGAACATCACGGCCGTGAATGGCAGGAGCGCGAGTCCCGCCTGCAGGGCGCTGAAGCCCAGACCCTCCGGCGCCTGAATGTAATAGTTGACGAAGAAGAGAATTCCGATCTGCGTGAACCCGCTCAAGAACATGCCGGCCGCCGCCGCCGAATAGTTCCGATAGCGGAAAAAGTCGAAACGGACGAGCGGATCCGCCGAATAGAGTTCCCGGGCCGCGAACCCCGCGCCGGCCATCAATGTGAGCACAAACAGACCGAGCGCCTGCAGCGAGGTCCAGCCGTATAGGGGGCCGCAGGTCAGGGCATAGAGGAATGCCGCAAGCGTCACGAACAGTAGCGCGATGCCGGCAAAGTCGGTTCGCTTGCCGCCCTCGAGCACGGCCGGCGTCAGTCCGGCGCGCATGACCCACAGGCACAGCAGGGCGGCCGTTCCGAGAATCGCCAGATCGAGCACGAAGATCGCCCGCCAGCTGATGCCATCGGTCAGCGCCCCGCCGATCAGCGGCCCGAGAGCGAAACCCAAGGCTACGGCGGCGGCCCACACGCCGTGGGCGGATGCGCGCTGGTCGGCGGGGGTCGATCGGCTGATCAGAGCAACGGAAGCGGCCATGACGGCGGCAATGCCAAGTCCTTGGGAGGCGCGTCCCACAAGCAGCAGGATTGCCCCGTCCGCGCAGGCGATGGTGATCGAGCCGAGTGCAAAAAAGGCAATGCCGCATAGGAAGATACGAGCCATGCCGAACGTGTCGCCAAGATGGCCCATGGCTGCCAGCGTCGCCGCACCGAACAGCATGTAGATGTTGATCACCCATTGCAGCGTGTCGAGATCGAGATCGAGTTCCGACTTCATCGCCGGAAGGGCGGTCATGACGGCCGTCGTGTTGTAGGCGACAGCGAATGCGCCCACGCAAGCCGCCACGACAACCAGCCAGAAACTATGCTTCCGGCCGGCCGGATCGGTCGCCGATGTCATGAAGTCCCCCTGATGCTCGCTTGCCCCGACCCCGTCTAGCACAGAGTGATGATTATTGCGCGCGGCCCCTCGCTTGCCGGAATCATGCGAGCTATGGCAAATCGCCTATGAGGCTCCGTGAGCGGCACCATTGAGGCGCAATATCTTGACTGGCATCAACGCCAGGAAGAGAGAAGAGCGTAGGTGTGACCGACGCCGCCCCGGGGGAGCAGCACGAAGACAACCGGGAGGACAATTCCGTTATGAAGAATTTCGTCATCGTCGCGATCGTTTCGTTCTTGGCGGGCGCGGCCCAGATGGGCGTCGCCAACGCCTCCGCCTACAGCGATGCGGTGCGCAAGTACTGCCGGGCGGATTACAAGAAGTATTGCGGCGAGTACGGACTCGAAACCAATGCCTTGCGCAATTGCATGAACCGGCACGGCGACAAGTTGTCGGACGCATGCGTGCGTGCGCTGGTCCAGTCCGGAGAAGTGAGCCAGCGGGAAGTCGACCGGCGCAGAAAGAAGTCACGCTAGGATCGCCAAGCGGGCCGATGAACCCCAGGGGAGAAACATCCATGACAAAGCACGAACAATTCCTCGGCATCTTTGCCGCCATGCTTCTGACGCTGCTTAGCGTCAGCGCCGTGTTCGCCGGCGACTGGGCGGGGACATATGTGACTGAGGATACGAAGGGCAACGCCTTCACGATCACCCTCGCGGCCGATTCCAAAGCGCACGGCGAAAAGCAAGGCCATGTCCTCGAAGGGGCGTGGTCGGTGGACGGCGCAAGCGCCGTCATCAAATGGACCACCGGCTGGACGACCAAGCTCACCCAAGACGGAGACGGTTACTCCAAGACCGCCTATCGGCCCGGAACACCGGTCACGGACGAAGGGGCGAAGGCCACCCCTGTCAAACGGGTCGAGTAGGGCACCCGAGGGACCGACGCCCGACCTTCGCGCGCCGCGCGAAAGTGCTAATGTCCGGGCAATGCATGGACCTGTATCGAACAAGCGCCCCCTCGGCTCAGTCGAGCAGCTACGGCGTGCGATCCTGAACCCGGAGGCGGGCGCCGTACATTACGGCGTCGCCGTCGCGGCCGTGGTGGGCATGGCCTGCCTTGCCTGGGGCCTGTACCCGTGGCTCGAAGGGCGCGCGTCCTTCCTCATCTTTATCCCCGGCCTTGCCATCGCGGCCGGGTTCGGCGGCATCGGCCCCGGTCTCCTGGCGACGTTTTTGTCGGCGGCAATCGGCTATGCACTGATTCCACACAGCACGGCCGACCTTCCGGATCTGGCCGAGCTCGGCATTTTCAGCGGCGTCGGAATCGGGATCGCCTGGTTGGGCGAGTTGCTGCGGCGTACGCGCCTGCGCAGCCGCCGCAGCGCCAAAGAGGTCCGTGCGCGAGAGGCCCATCTGCGGTCGATCCTGGACACCGTTCCCGATGCCACCGTGGTCATCGACGAGACGGGCATGATCCGCTCCTTCAGCGCCGCGGCCGAGCGCCTCTTCGGACACAACGAGATGGAGGTTGCTGGGAAGAACGTGGCGATGCTCATGCCCTCGCCGTTCCGCGAAGAGCATGACGCCTATATCTCGCGCTATCTCCAAACCGGGCAGAAGCGCATCATCGGCTTCGACCGGGTGGTGACCGGCGCGCGCAAGGACGGATCCACCTTTCCGATGAAGCTCGAGGTCGCCGAGATGCGATCGGGCGAGCAGCGGTTTTTCACCGGCTTCATTCGCGACCTGACGGAACGTCAGAGAACGGAGAAGCAATTACAGGATCTGCAGACTGAGTTGGCGCGGCTGTCGCGCTGACCGCCATGGGCGAGATGGCCTCGACCCTGGCGCATGAGGTCAATCAGCCGTTGACGGCCATCTCCAACTATCTGCAAGGCTGCAACCGTCTGCTGGAATCCATCGAGGATGAGAAAGTCGCCATGGTACGCGAGGCGCTTGCCGCCACGACGAAGCAGACCTTGCGCGCCGCCGACATCATCCGGCAACTCCGCGATTTCGTGACGCATCACGAAACCGTTCGCCAACCGGAAAACATCAACGATCTTGTCGAGGAAACCAGCGCCTTGGCGCTCATCGACGCCAAGGACGAGGGCGTGAAGCCCAGCTTCCAGTTCGATAGCTCGGTCTCGGATGTGATGGTTGTCAAGGTGCAGGTCCAGCAGGTCCTTCTGAACCTGATGCGCAATGCCATCGAGGCGATGGAAGGCAGCGATCCGAAAATCTTGTTGGTCTCGACGGCCCGATCCCCCGCGGATACGTACGAGACGGGGGAGCCGATGGTGCAAGTGACGGTCGCCGATACCGGAAGCGGCATCTCCGATAACATCGCCGACCAGCTCTTTCAGCCCTTCGTGACAACCAAGACCAATGGCATGGGTGTGGGGCTGTCGATCTCCAAGCGCCTGGTCGAGGCGCACGGGGGACGCATGTGGGTCGAGAAGAACCCCGGCGGCGGCACGGTGTTCCGGTTCACTCTGGAGCCGGCCGGACGCGAGGAACCCGTGTGATGCCAGCCAATCCCGTCGTGCATATCGTCGATGACGACGAGGCGGTTCGTCAGTCCCTGGCGTTCATGCTCGGCTCGGCTGGCCTTCCCGTTCGGCTCTACGATTCGGCCAGCGCATTCTTGGAGGCCCTCGATCCGATGCTGTGCGGATGTCTCGTCACGGATGTCCGCATGCCGGATATGACGGGGATCGAACTGCTCGGCCGGCTCAAAGATAAAGTGCATTGCCTGCCGGCGATCGTTATCACGGGCCATGGCGACGTTCCGCTTGCGGTCGAGGCCATGAAGGCAGGCGCGGTGGACTTCATCGAGAAGCCCTTCGAGGACGAGGTGCTGCTCAGGGCAGTGGAATCCGCGCTCAAGAGGGCCAGCGGAGATGGCGACAACTCAATGCAGGAGGTCTTGAGCCGGCTCGCCAGCTTGTCCGAGCGCGAGCGCCAGGTTCTTGAGGGCCTAGTGGCGGGTCAGGCCAACAAGACCATCGCCGCCGCCTACGGCATCAGCCCGCGAACGGTTGAGGTCTACCGTGCGAACCTCATGACCAAGATGCAGGCGAAGAGCCTCTCGGAACTGGTGCGCATGGCGGTTCTTGCCCATGTGGGCCCCGCCGGCGACAGCGCTGGCTAAGGCCGCAAAGAGCGCGCCGTTTCCAACCTCGATGTCCGTTTGACGTGGCTCAATGCCGCACCTGCTCCGCCGCCTAGGCTGCAGGCATTGGCACGGGGTGAACCGCTGGGCGAGGGCCGATGTTGGGGGAGGCATATGAGCCAGACTGGTACGGTGCTTATTGCCGTTGGCGACGGGATACTCGCCGATAGCCTGCGATTTTCGTTGGAGCTCGAAGGATATGAGACGCGCTTCTGCGATGAGCACGCACTTTCGCCACTCCTGCGGGCGCCCTGTGTCCGCAGCGCCTGCGTGGTGCTGGACCAAGACGTCTTTTCGCGCGTCGCAGAAGCTGGCGACTCGAAGCTCCCCTGCGATTCCTGTGTCCCGATCATCCTCATGGTCTCCCAAAAGACCGAGCAGATCCTTGCCAAAGCGAGGCTAGGCGGGGTCACCACGGTCCTCGAGAAGCCGATCCTCGGCGGGGTCATGCTTGAGACCATACGGCAAGCGATTGAATCTAAGAGAGATTTTGGCCGGTCCAAACTGCCGTCCTGATGAGCGCCGGGCTACGTAGTTTCCCTTAGGGAGCCGGCCCGAATTTTGATCGAGCGCAAACATCTCTATCTCTGACGTCAGTCAAATTAACCTTTCGGGGGTTATCATGCTGACGCCAAATCCCGCCGTCGACCTTCCTCAGAACCAGGTGCTGCCCGCACGGTCGGTTGTTCCGCAGCCGCGCGACGAAGGCGACTTCCACACATCGAGCGTTCCGCTCAATTTCGCGCGCAACAGCGAGATCTTCGCCGAGGGTGAAACCGCCGGCTACGTCTACAAGATCGTCTCGGGCGTTGTCCGCGTCTCGAAGCTTCTGCCGGACGGTCGCCGGCAAATCAGTGCCTTCCATCTTCCGGGCGACATGTTCGGCTTCGAGGTGGACGATGTGCACCACGTATCGGCCGAGGCAATCGGGCCGGTGAAGGTTCTCGCGTATAGATGGCAGAGCCTGATCAGCACCACGCCTTCGAGCAGTTTCGTGCGCGAATTGCTCAACCGCACCATGATCGGCCTGCGGCAGACCCAGGATCATCTGCTGCTGCTCGGCCGGAAAAACGCGCTGGAACGGCTTGCGGCGTTTCTCATCGAGATGGTGCGCCGCACAGGTTCCGATCGCTCCCTGCAGCTGGCCATGCCGCGCCACGACATTGCGGACTATCTCGGGCTAACCCTTGAGACGGTGTCGAGAATGTTTGCCGAACTGAAAGACGCCGGTATCATCAAGCTCGAATCGGCCCGGCAGGTCTCGGTGCTCGACATGCAGAAGCTGGAGGCAATGGCTACATGATTTTTCGCGGATTTCGGCAATCGCTTGGCGTTAGCGCTCTCCTGGCGGTCGTACTGCTGGTTGGTCTTGCTTCAGCGGCGCAAGCGAAGGAGCCGGCCGCGAACAAGCAGCGCCTCGAACAAGGCAGAGCGGTTGCCGAGAGCGTCTGCTCGAATTGCCACCTGGTCTCCAGCGAACAGACCAAAGCCGTCGCCGACGTGCCGAGTTTCCAAGAAATCGCAGACCAGCCCGATCAGACCGAGGGCAATATCATAGCGCGGATCGCCATCCCCAAGCATCCGATGCCCGTTATTCCGATTACCAAGCATGAGCTGGAGGACGTCGCGGCCTACATCATGAGCTTGCGAAACGAATAAGCAGCAAGCGGACACTCCTACTATCGTAGGGGATCGCCGAAGCTTGCGCTGGATCAAGGTATGCCGGCAGCGGTCGGCGTGTAACGAAGTTGTAGTGGACCGCGATGGCTGACGCGGGACTGACGATGCTTCCGGGGCTCTGCGCCACCGGTGGGGATCTGGGCAAGGCTTGAGATTAAGGGGTTGGGAACATGGCCGCATCGACTCAGCGGGATGAGTGGAAAGCGCTGTCGGACATTCTCGCGATTGGGGCCGCAGCATTTCTCGTTATCATCGGTCTCGTCCTTGCGATAGCAGGCGACGGCTTGGCCATGAAGTTTCATGGCTGCGTCCTGCTCGGCGCATCGGGCCTTGCACTTCTTTATATGCTGACCCAGTTCGTCGAGGCGCGTGAGCCCGCAGACACCAGCGGGTACGCCGACGGCGTCGTCCGGGCAGGCGTCATCGCGACGGTGTTCTGGGGCATTGCCGGCTTCATCGTGGGCGACCTCATCGCTTGGCAGCTGGCGTTTCCGGCCCTGAACTTCGATCTGCCATGGACGAGCTTCGGGCGCCTGCGGCCGCTCCACACGTCGGCGGTCATTTTCGCGTTCGGCGGCAATGCGCTGATCGCGACGTCTTTCTACGTGGTGCAGCGCACCTGCCGTGCGCGCCTGGCAGGTAAGTGGTCCCCGTGGTTCGTATTCTGGGGCTATCAGCTCTTCATCGTTCTGGCGGCCACCGGCTATCTGCTCGGCGTCACGCAGAGCAAGGAATACGCAGAGCCCGAATGGTATGTGGATCTGTGGCTGACGCTCGTTTGGGTCGTTTATTTTCTTGTCTTCATCGGCACCATTGCCAGGCGCAAGGAACCCCACGTCTACGTCGCGAACTGGTTCTACTTGGCGTTCATCGTCACCGTCGCCATGCTGCACATCGTCAACAATCTGGCGGTGCCGGTGTCGCTGCTAGGGACGAAGAGTTACATCCTGTATTCGGGCGTCCAGGACGCCATGACCCAGTGGTGGTACGGCCACAACGCGGTGGGCTTCTTCCTGACGGCTGGCTTCCTCGGCATGATGTACTACTTCGTGCCCAAGCGCGCCGAGCGGCCCATCTATTCCTACCGCCTGTCGGTGGTCCACTTCTGGTCGCTGATCTTCATCTATATCTGGGCCGGTCCGCATCACCTGCACTACACGGCGCTGCCGGACTGGGCGCAGACGCTGGGCATGACCTTCTCAATCATCCTGTGGATGCCGTCCTGGGGTGGCATGATCAACGGTCTCATGACGCTGTCCGCGCCTGGGACAAGCTGCGCACCGACCCGGTTATCCGCATGCTGATCGTAGCCGTCGCCTTCTACGGCATGTCGACCTTCGAGGCCCGCTGATGAGCATCAAGTCGGTGAACTCGCTCTCGCACTACACCGACTGGACGATTGGGCACGTGCACTCCGGTGCGCTCGGCTGGGTCGCCTATATCAGCTTCGGCGCGCTCTATTGCCTCGTGCCGTGGCTGTGGCACCGCAAGGCGCTCTACTCACAGCGCCTGGTCGAGTGGCACTTCTGGATCTCCACGCTCGGCATCGTGCTCTACATCACCTCCATGTGGGTCTCGGGAATCCTGCAAGGGCTGATGTGGCGCGCCTACAACTCGCTCGGCTTCCTCGAATACTCCTTCGTGGAGACGGTCGAGGCCATGCACCCGTTCTACATCATCCGGGCCATAGGCGGATTGCTGTTCGTCCTTGGTGCTCTGTTGATGGCTTACAATCTGTGGCGCACGGCCCGTGGCGATCAGCCCGTCGATGCGACCGATCAACCGTCCGTCGCTGCGGCTCCTGAGTTCCGGCCCGGCGAATACACGGCGCCGGCGGAGTAGGGAGAGGACAATGAGCTGGGGAAGACACGAGGTCCTTGAAAAAAGCCCGATGCTGATGCTGATCGGCATCCTCATCGTTGTGAGCATTGGCGGTCTGATCGAAATCGCGCCTCTGTTCTGGCTGAGTTCGACGGTCGAGAAGGTGCAAGGCATGCGGCCGTACTCGCCGCTGGAGCTGGTGGGGCGCAACATCTACGTCCGCGAAGGCTGCTATCTGTGCCACAGCCAGATGATCCGTTCTCTGCGCGACGAGGTTGAGCGCTACGGGCACTACAGCTTGGCCGCCGAGAGCATGTACGACCATCCGTTCCAATGGGGATCGAAGCGCACGGGCCCCGATCTGGCGCGTGTCGGCGGGAAGTATTCGGACGAGTGGCATCGTGAGCACATGATCAACCCGCGTGCGGTGGTGCCCGAATCCGTCATGCCCGGCTATCCGTTCCTGGCGGACACCGCCCTGGACTATGACGACATCCAGGAACAGTTGAAGACCAACGTCGCGGTCGGCGTGCCGTATACGGAGGAGATGATCGAGTCCGCGAAGGCCGATCTCGAGGCGCAGGCCGGCAAAGAGTCCGGTGACGTGGAGGCACTGCTGGCCCGCTATCCGAAGGCGCAGACAGGGCCGTTCGATGGCAATCCGGACGAAATCTCCGAGTTGGATGCTCTGATCGCATATCTGCAGATGCTCGGGACGCTCGTCGACTTCGCAAGCTTTGACGAAGCCGGCCCCAATCTGAGGTGAGGACGGGACGATGGAATACGAACAAGTTGCTTCGATCAGCCAGGTAGCCGCGCTCATCTTCTTCATCGTGCTTTTCGCCGGTGTCGTTCTCTACGCGTTCTGGCCCGGCAACAAGAAGCGTTTCGATGAGGCGGCCAAGCTGCCTTTGGAAGACGACCCAGAGTCCGACAACGGGAAAGACAGCTGAGCAATGGCCAACAAGGAACCCAAACCCTCGGAGGAGGTCGGAACCACCGGTCACGAGTGGGACGGCATTGAGGAGTGGAACAACCCGCTGCCCAAGTGGTGGCTTTACGTATTTTACGCCTGCATCGTCTGGGCAATCGGCTATTGGATCGTCTATCCGGCGTGGCCCACGGCCTCGACATATACAAAGGGATTTTTCGGCTACAGCCAGCGCGGCCAGGTATCGGACGACGTGGCCGCCTCGCAAGCCGAGAAGGCAGTCTTCCGGGACAAGATCGCCGACAGCGATCTAGAGGCGATCAAGGCCGATCCTGAATTGCTCAACTTCGCGCTGGCCGGTGGTCAGGCGGCTTTCGGCGATAATTGTGCTCCGTGCCACGGTCGCGGTGCCCAGGGCGCCTTCGGCTACCCGAACCTGCGCGATGATGCCTGGCTTTGGGGCGGCTCACTCGAGGCGATCCACCAGACCATCCAGCACGGCATTCGCGCCGAGGATTCGTCCACGCGCATGAGCATGATGCCGGCTTTCGGCAAGCTCGGCATGCTCAACCGCGAGCAGGTTTCCGACACCGCTGAATATGTGATGTCGCTGTCTGGCAATGAGGACGATGCCGAGGCGGCGGCGCGTGGCAAAGAGATTTTCGCGACCAACTGTGCGGCTTGCCATGGTCCGGCCGGCAGCGGGAACCAGGCGCTCGGCGCCCCAGATCTCACGGACGAGCTCTGGTTGTACGGCGGTGACAAAGACACCATCGTCGAAACGATCACCAACGCCCGCGCGGCATGATGCCGGCCTGGTCCGGCCGGCTCGATCCGGCAACGATCAAGGAACTGGCGATCTACGTACACTCCCTGGGTGGCGGTCAGTAGCGTCCGGGCGTAACTTGGAATGAAGATGGCAAATGTCGAGCTGGGCAGCGGCGGCAGCGCGTCTTCCTCAAAAGAGGGGACGCAGCTCTACGCCGGCCGCACCAAAATCTATCCGAAAGAGGCTCATGGCCGTTTCAGGA encodes the following:
- a CDS encoding (2Fe-2S)-binding protein, yielding MMVCSCQQICESDIHDAVASLRTLDPAVVLTAGLICRTLGKRTDCGSCLPQMIKIILGLDDDEESTDSLMSCRASCGDACKLD
- the modA gene encoding molybdate ABC transporter substrate-binding protein, which codes for MTNTLLRFCFGLVVTTLACLPVTSVRAAEATIAVAANFTSAAKQLGLAFEESTGHHVEFSFGSTGQLFTQIAHGAPFDAFLAADEARPERAETEGLGVAGTRFTYAIGVLVLWSADPDRIDGTPAVLSDPTLRHVAIANPATAPYGAAAVDTMKALGVLEELEPRLVEGKNVSQTYQFVATGNAPVGFVAASQVKDNDTGSSWTVPDDMYRPLRQDAVLLAHGRENEAAKPFWSS
- the modB gene encoding molybdate ABC transporter permease subunit produces the protein MFDAALIETILLTLQLAVVTTFVLLIIGIPLAWWLARSKARGKEIVAVLVALPIVLPPTVLGFYLLIAMGPNSPLTALIGRSLPFTFEGLVVGSVLYSMPFVVNPIRTAFEAMGERHWEAAATLRARPLDAFFNVALPLALPGILTGAILGFAHTMGEFGVVLMIGGSIPGETRVLSIAIFDFVETLEWGKAHVLAGAMLLLSFAVILAMRMVETRFKSERP
- the modC gene encoding molybdenum ABC transporter ATP-binding protein — encoded protein: MIEAQFSGQQGSFKLDVEFAAPSQGVTALFGPSGCGKTTVLRCVAGLVRLAQGKLVVDGEVWQEGRRFVPVHRRAIGYVFQEASLFPHLSVRDNLEFGQKRAKRAKGGKQTINFDDVVELLAIAPLFDRPTSRLSGGERQRVAIGRALLSQPRLLLMDEPLSALDRMGREEILPYLEQLHRALSIPVLYVSHDIGEIERLADTLILMRHGGVRAAGPIAELLSDPSLPLVRMPEPASVLDGTVMEYDPGYGLATVDVPGGTLLIAGDIGPTGSTRRLRIEASDVSLSREVLKDTTILNALPVRIDMVQPIGDTQMTVRLKLGEDGNGAPLLSRVSRLSWDRLGFKPGDTVVAQIKAVALART
- a CDS encoding MFS transporter gives rise to the protein MTSATDPAGRKHSFWLVVVAACVGAFAVAYNTTAVMTALPAMKSELDLDLDTLQWVINIYMLFGAATLAAMGHLGDTFGMARIFLCGIAFFALGSITIACADGAILLLVGRASQGLGIAAVMAASVALISRSTPADQRASAHGVWAAAVALGFALGPLIGGALTDGISWRAIFVLDLAILGTAALLCLWVMRAGLTPAVLEGGKRTDFAGIALLFVTLAAFLYALTCGPLYGWTSLQALGLFVLTLMAGAGFAARELYSADPLVRFDFFRYRNYSAAAAGMFLSGFTQIGILFFVNYYIQAPEGLGFSALQAGLALLPFTAVMFVVSLVAPHTISPKRYSIWATVSMVALAIGFWLMHGVDHQTPFEDIWWRLTFIGVGVGLTMTLLPRIGLDALPDTNAGQGSGVVNTCLYSGLAVGTALGAVVALQTKRRIIDPFIDGIGSALPDAHALKVTLVHGSESQVTKALAQLPAGDASKVQSALLRAFDAGFSGVMILMTAAALIGVVLCAVLIRSRKTPS
- a CDS encoding PAS domain S-box protein, with protein sequence MHGPVSNKRPLGSVEQLRRAILNPEAGAVHYGVAVAAVVGMACLAWGLYPWLEGRASFLIFIPGLAIAAGFGGIGPGLLATFLSAAIGYALIPHSTADLPDLAELGIFSGVGIGIAWLGELLRRTRLRSRRSAKEVRAREAHLRSILDTVPDATVVIDETGMIRSFSAAAERLFGHNEMEVAGKNVAMLMPSPFREEHDAYISRYLQTGQKRIIGFDRVVTGARKDGSTFPMKLEVAEMRSGEQRFFTGFIRDLTERQRTEKQLQDLQTELARLSR
- a CDS encoding sensor histidine kinase, whose protein sequence is MGEMASTLAHEVNQPLTAISNYLQGCNRLLESIEDEKVAMVREALAATTKQTLRAADIIRQLRDFVTHHETVRQPENINDLVEETSALALIDAKDEGVKPSFQFDSSVSDVMVVKVQVQQVLLNLMRNAIEAMEGSDPKILLVSTARSPADTYETGEPMVQVTVADTGSGISDNIADQLFQPFVTTKTNGMGVGLSISKRLVEAHGGRMWVEKNPGGGTVFRFTLEPAGREEPV
- the fixJ gene encoding response regulator FixJ; its protein translation is MPANPVVHIVDDDEAVRQSLAFMLGSAGLPVRLYDSASAFLEALDPMLCGCLVTDVRMPDMTGIELLGRLKDKVHCLPAIVITGHGDVPLAVEAMKAGAVDFIEKPFEDEVLLRAVESALKRASGDGDNSMQEVLSRLASLSERERQVLEGLVAGQANKTIAAAYGISPRTVEVYRANLMTKMQAKSLSELVRMAVLAHVGPAGDSAG
- a CDS encoding helix-turn-helix domain-containing protein; amino-acid sequence: MLTPNPAVDLPQNQVLPARSVVPQPRDEGDFHTSSVPLNFARNSEIFAEGETAGYVYKIVSGVVRVSKLLPDGRRQISAFHLPGDMFGFEVDDVHHVSAEAIGPVKVLAYRWQSLISTTPSSSFVRELLNRTMIGLRQTQDHLLLLGRKNALERLAAFLIEMVRRTGSDRSLQLAMPRHDIADYLGLTLETVSRMFAELKDAGIIKLESARQVSVLDMQKLEAMAT